A genomic window from Quercus lobata isolate SW786 chromosome 10, ValleyOak3.0 Primary Assembly, whole genome shotgun sequence includes:
- the LOC115963940 gene encoding protein MODIFIER OF SNC1 1 isoform X1 has product MTSSLLSGERRWGASSASARRSGMTVLGKVTVPKPINLPSQRLENHGLDPSVEIVPKGTLSWGSKSSSSTSNAWGSSALSPRADGGTSSPSHLSGRPSSGGSSTRPSTAGSDRAHEPTANAWGPNSRPSSASGALTSSQTSLTSLRPRSAETRPGSSQLSRFAEQSSENPGPWSAAGTAEKLGVMAPKKDAFSLTSGDFPTLGSEKDISDHGSHRRPGSSSDGIALPKERSGASIVGLCDVSVNANVKSSTANSWVRDLPAYGDEGVTTGAERWQGDPQPYPNPSIPPQHYEAWHGPPVTNPPGWFRPPGGPPYGAPVAPGGFPMEPFYYRHQIPPTALANPQPGPPPGGAPRGHHPKNGDMYRPHMPDAYIRPGMPMRPGFFPGPVAYEGYYGPPMGYHASNERDVPFMGIAAGPHVYNRYPSQNVPEPGNSQGRSGGYGSTGKTSAAEHVESGHHHDTRGPYKVLLKQQNCWEGKNEEKKWEGTVATNAAYVEKGDQPGISSLENDRRSDYRNDEEMALRRTETSQEVSSQTYDNQRSYSSVPVKVKSPESVGNMRVLDDISVTHLEHTSPGLQEVQGPVSAVPKDSSLIQKIEGLNAKARASDGRHDITSVSSLEERKDKFQVQNAKANHSTNEGGSGFVYTERTHTTGMTNSASREMGFSAGDKSLESTVVSGTTISRRSTHGVQGRGGNRGRGALNSQEVDGWRKKSPVVDSPSVVLASHSDVHVHDHHTSVEASAKSGPYPVARDERESAAPVSDPSDYQAQRPKLRELEQRAKQLKEEEEERTRRQMAKAHAKLEELNKRKQSMDGSNQQSEDALSGAIQNKQELNVVPQISEGSTGRVEQSCVLSSELPPEKPKSANREPLVQNQSVSLQRDADCADVAHVNNAPHVHDGNASKQKRMNYKQKQNILSEKKIDEKSISTHNDEAPKSHPDAAGKVTVSVGGLANESALSCESSLPVNANAMAESSVHQRKKNNRSGKNKHKAESASSMVALQSSESKETNLVNASVESGRPKASESELDPNSIESVIISKDANQLPDQRLSLPSEDHGRVNSQGKSQQSRRTPRNPHVNRSAERIQSDVIWAPVRPQNKADTDEASHKNVVESSISSVKSDHQVQSNPKKRAEMERYIPKPVAKEMAQQGCIQQPVASSINQNTSDETVGKADSSSQFTEFSQPASSASGKVGLPLESRNGDGRQNKQGKAHGSWRQRGSMESVGMQSMQEGPSSYPDRNVQKSIEDFQPQKPDVNSVKEQPKYSEESNASDGWNIPNNSDSVPPVAVSVIKDQGVTGRMKRHPLKGQKGMGNNNDSDHKKINTHSSASEMSQSDLPATSKENRGLGERSTAHWQPKSQMSSANYQRGGRTNGGQSVDGEVAWTNKKEYTPQGEVPLAAQHDKKSGEVVRQPYHDESPSKKSTGEEALNVGRQEAKRGRKVGSLKGRTQSPNQVHVSPVEHAPANIDVRHEQRSSSGFRKSGNQNNNRFGRGNESRGDWNSSGQDSKHNNQPVNWERQRHNSHYEYQPVGPYNNNKSNNAEGPKDGTHNAGPRFRERGPSHSRRGGGNFYGRQSGNDRVDAGYE; this is encoded by the exons ATGACATCGAGTTTGCTGAGTGGAGAGAGAAG GTGGGGGGCTTCTTCTGCCTCTGCCAGAAGAAGTGGCATGACTGTTTTAGGGAAAGTCACGGTTCCAAAACCCATAAACTTACCAAGTCAAAG GTTAGAAAATCATGGCTTGGACCCAAGTGTGGAAATTGTTCCTAA GGGCACCCTTAGCTGGGGCAGTAAATCATCTTCTTCCACATCAAATGCGTGGGGTTCTTCAGCACTGTCTCCGAGAGCTGATGGTGGTACTAGTTCACCAAGTCATTTAAGTGGCCGTCCTTCATCTGGTGGCAGCAGCACACGACCGTCAACTGCTGGTAGTGATAGAGCTCACGAACCTACTGCTAATGCATGGGGTCCAAACTCTAGGCCATCATCAGCTTCTGGTGCGTTGACATCTAGTCAGACGTCACTAACATCATTGCGTCCTCGCAGTGCAGAAACAAGACCTGGTAGCTCACAGTTATCCCGGTTTGCAGAACAATCATCTGAAAATCCAGGGCCATGGAGTGCTGCTGGGACTGCAGAGAAACTG GGAGTAATGGCACCCAAGAAGGATGCGTTTTCTCTGACTTCTGGAGATTTTCCAACACTTGGTTCGGAGAAGGATATTTCTG ACCATGGTTCTCACAGGCGCCCAGGCTCATCTTCCGATGGAATAGCACTTCCCAAAGAGAGGAGCGGGGCTTCTATAGTTGGTTTGT GTGATGTTTCTGTAAATGCAAATGTGAAAAGCAGTACTGCAAATTCTTGGGTAAGAGATCTCCCCGCATATGGTGATGAGGGAGTCACAACCGGCGCAGAGAGGTGGCAGGGCGATCCCCAGCCATACCCTAATCCTAGTATTCCTCCTCAACATTATGAAGCTTGGCATGGTCCTCCAGTAACTAACCCTCCAGGTTGGTTCCGACCTCCAGGAGGTCCTCCATATGGAGCTCCCGTTGCTCCTGGTGGCTTTCCCATGGAACCATTTTATTATCGTCATCAAATCCCACCTACTGCTCTTGCCAATCCACAGCCAGGTCCCCCACCAGGAGGCGCACCAAGAGGACACCATCCTAAAAATGGAGATATGTATAGACCTCATATGCCCGATGCTTACATTCGCCCAGGTATGCCAATGAGGCCTGGCTTTTTCCCTGGTCCAGTTGCGTATGAAGGCTATTATGGTCCACCGATGGGTTACCATGCATCCAATGAACGAGATGTTCCATTTATGGGAATAGCAGCTGGCCCCCATGTTTATAACAGGTACCCAAGCCAAAATGTTCCTGAGCCTGGCAATTCTCAGGGAAGATCTGGTGGCTATGGTTCTACTGGCAAAACATCGGCTGCAGAACATGTGGAATCTGGTCATCATCATGATActcgaggaccatacaaagtTCTTCTGAAGCAGCAGAATTGTTGGGAGggaaagaatgaagagaaaaaatggGAGGGTACAGTTGCAACAAATGCTGCATATGTTGAGAAGGGGGACCAACCAGGAATTTCTTCATTGGAAAATGACCGGAGGTCAGATTACAGAAATGATGAGGAGATGGCTTTAAGAAGAACAGAAACCAGTCAAGAAGTTTCGAGTCAGACTTATGACAACCAACGATCTTATTCTTCTGTCCCTGTAAAAGTAAAGTCTCCTGAAAGTGTGGGAAATATGAGGGTATTGGATGACATTTCGGTGACACATTTGGAACACACATCCCCTGGTTTACAAGAAGTTCAAGGTCCTGTTTCAGCTGTTCCAAAAGATTCCTCTCTGattcaaaaaattgagggaTTAAATGCAAAAGCCCGGGCTTCTGATGGACGGCATGATATTACATCTGTTTCCAGTTTGGAGGAGCGAAAGGATAAATTTCAGGTTCAGAATGCCAAGGCTAACCATTCTACAAATGAAGGTGGTAGTGGTTTTGTGTATACTGAGAGAACCCACACCACTGGAATGACAAATTCTGCCTCCCGTGAAATGGGATTTTCTGCTGGAGATAAGAGTCTTGAATCTACAGTAGTCAGTGGAACAACCATCTCcag GAGATCTACACATGGTGTGCAAGGCAGAGGTGGTAATCGTGGAAGAGGAGCACTCAATAGCCAAGAGGTTGATGGGTGGCGGAAAAAATCTCCAGTGGTAGACTCTCCAAGTGTTGTATTAGCTTCACATTCTGACGTTCATGTGCACGACCACCATACCTCTGTTGAGGCTTCTGCAAAGTCTGGACCATATCCTGTAGCAAGGGATGAGAGAGAATCTGCTGCTCCTGTTTCTGATCCAAGTGATTATCAAGCACAG CGTCCTAAGTTGAGAGAACTTGAGCAACGCGCCAAACAACtaaaggaggaggaggaagaacGGACAAGAAGGCAAATGGCCAAGGCTCATGCAAAATTGGAAGAGTTGAATAAGCGTAAACAATCAATGGATGGTTCAAATCAGCAGTCAGAAGATGCTTTAAGTGGTGCTATCCAGAATAAGCAAGAATTGAATGTAGTTCCTCAAATTAGTGAGGGTAGCACCGGTAGAGTGGAACAATCCTGTGTTTTGTCCAGTGAGCTACCTCCAGAGAAACCTAAGAGTGCTAACAGGGAACCTTTAGTGCAAAACCAGTCGGTGTCCTTGCAGCGAGATGCTGATTGTGCTGATGTTGCTCATGTTAATAATGCTCCCCATGTTCATGATGGTAATGCCTCAAAGCAGAAGCGTATGAACTACAAACAAAAGCAGAATATTCTgtcagaaaagaaaattgatgaGAAGTCAATTTCCACCCATAATGATGAGGCGCCGAAGAGTCATCCTGATGCAGCAGGTAAGGTCACAGTGTCAGTTGGGGGACTTGCTAATGAAAGTGCTTTGAGCTGTGAGTCAAGCTTGCCTGTGAATGCAAATGCCATGGCCGAGTCGTCTGTTCATCAGAGAAAGAAGAATAACAGAAGTGGCAAGAACAAGCACAAAGCGGAGTCGGCATCGTCTATGGTGGCTTTACAATCATCagaatcaaaagaaacaaatcttGTTAATGCTTCTGTTGAAAGTGGTAGGCCAAAGGCTTCTGAGTCTGAATTGGATCCTAATTCAATTGAGTCGGTAATTATTTCCAAAGATGCAAATCAGTTACCAGATCAGCGCTTATCTTTACCCAGCGAAGATCATGGTAGAGTGAATAGCCAGGGGAAATCTCAGCAGTCTCGCAGGACACCAAGAAATCCACATGTTAATAGATCCGCAGAGAGAATCCAGAGTGATGTTATTTGGGCACCGGTGCGGCCACAGAATAAAGCTGACACTGATGAAGCCAGTCATAAAAATGTAGTTGAGTCCAGTATTTCATCCGTCAAGAGTGATCATCAAGTCCAGAGCAATCCCAAAAAGAGGGCAGAAATGGAGAGATACATACCAAAGCCTGTAGCAAAGGAAATGGCTCAGCAAGGATGCATTCAACAACCAGTGGCATCTTCAATCAATCAGAATACATCAGATGAGACTGTGGGGAAAGCAGATTCTAGTTCTCAATTCACGGAATTTAGTCAACCTGCTAGTTCAGCTAGTGGAAAAGTTGGGCTTCCCTTGGAGTCCAGGAATGGGGATGGTAGACAGAACAAGCAGGGAAAAGCACATGGGTCGTGGCGGCAACGGGGTTCAATGGAGTCGGTCGGCATGCAAAGTATGCAGGAGGGACCTTCTTCATACCCTGATCGGAATGTTCAAAAATCAATTGAGGATTTCCAACCTCAGAAGCCTGACGTGAATTCAGTGAAAGAGCAACCGAAATATTCTGAAGAAAGTAATGCTTCTGATGGATGGAACATTCCCAACAATTCTGATTCAGTTCCACCGGTTGCAGTTTCTGTCATAAAAGATCAGGGAGTAACAGGCAGAATGAAACGGCATCCACTCAAGGGACAGAAAGGTATGGGGAATAATAATGATTCTGatcacaagaaaataaatactcATTCTTCAGCCTCTGAAATGAGTCAGTCAGACTTGCCTGCTacttcaaaagaaaatagaggTCTTGGGGAACGGTCAACTGCTCATTGGCAACCCAAATCTCAGATGTCTTCAGCTAATTACCAACGGGGAGGCAGAACCAATGGTGGTCAAAGTGTTGATGGTGAAGTTGCTTGGACAAACAAAAAGGAGTATACTCCCCAGGGTGAAGTACCTCTGGCAGCACAACATGACAAGAAGTCAGGTGAAGTTGTACGCCAGCCTTACCATGATGAGTCTCCCTCTAAAAAAAGCACTGGAGAAGAAGCATTAAATGTAGGGCGTCAAGAGGCTAAAAGAGGTAGAAAAGTAGGTTCGCTAAAGGGACGAACCCAATCCCCGAATCAAGTTCACGTTAGCCCAGTTGAACATGC
- the LOC115963940 gene encoding protein MODIFIER OF SNC1 1 isoform X2, with amino-acid sequence MTSSLLSGERRWGASSASARRSGMTVLGKVTVPKPINLPSQRLENHGLDPSVEIVPKGTLSWGSKSSSSTSNAWGSSALSPRADGGTSSPSHLSGRPSSGGSSTRPSTAGSDRAHEPTANAWGPNSRPSSASGALTSSQTSLTSLRPRSAETRPGSSQLSRFAEQSSENPGPWSAAGTAEKLGVMAPKKDAFSLTSGDFPTLGSEKDISDHGSHRRPGSSSDGIALPKERSGASIVGDVSVNANVKSSTANSWVRDLPAYGDEGVTTGAERWQGDPQPYPNPSIPPQHYEAWHGPPVTNPPGWFRPPGGPPYGAPVAPGGFPMEPFYYRHQIPPTALANPQPGPPPGGAPRGHHPKNGDMYRPHMPDAYIRPGMPMRPGFFPGPVAYEGYYGPPMGYHASNERDVPFMGIAAGPHVYNRYPSQNVPEPGNSQGRSGGYGSTGKTSAAEHVESGHHHDTRGPYKVLLKQQNCWEGKNEEKKWEGTVATNAAYVEKGDQPGISSLENDRRSDYRNDEEMALRRTETSQEVSSQTYDNQRSYSSVPVKVKSPESVGNMRVLDDISVTHLEHTSPGLQEVQGPVSAVPKDSSLIQKIEGLNAKARASDGRHDITSVSSLEERKDKFQVQNAKANHSTNEGGSGFVYTERTHTTGMTNSASREMGFSAGDKSLESTVVSGTTISRRSTHGVQGRGGNRGRGALNSQEVDGWRKKSPVVDSPSVVLASHSDVHVHDHHTSVEASAKSGPYPVARDERESAAPVSDPSDYQAQRPKLRELEQRAKQLKEEEEERTRRQMAKAHAKLEELNKRKQSMDGSNQQSEDALSGAIQNKQELNVVPQISEGSTGRVEQSCVLSSELPPEKPKSANREPLVQNQSVSLQRDADCADVAHVNNAPHVHDGNASKQKRMNYKQKQNILSEKKIDEKSISTHNDEAPKSHPDAAGKVTVSVGGLANESALSCESSLPVNANAMAESSVHQRKKNNRSGKNKHKAESASSMVALQSSESKETNLVNASVESGRPKASESELDPNSIESVIISKDANQLPDQRLSLPSEDHGRVNSQGKSQQSRRTPRNPHVNRSAERIQSDVIWAPVRPQNKADTDEASHKNVVESSISSVKSDHQVQSNPKKRAEMERYIPKPVAKEMAQQGCIQQPVASSINQNTSDETVGKADSSSQFTEFSQPASSASGKVGLPLESRNGDGRQNKQGKAHGSWRQRGSMESVGMQSMQEGPSSYPDRNVQKSIEDFQPQKPDVNSVKEQPKYSEESNASDGWNIPNNSDSVPPVAVSVIKDQGVTGRMKRHPLKGQKGMGNNNDSDHKKINTHSSASEMSQSDLPATSKENRGLGERSTAHWQPKSQMSSANYQRGGRTNGGQSVDGEVAWTNKKEYTPQGEVPLAAQHDKKSGEVVRQPYHDESPSKKSTGEEALNVGRQEAKRGRKVGSLKGRTQSPNQVHVSPVEHAPANIDVRHEQRSSSGFRKSGNQNNNRFGRGNESRGDWNSSGQDSKHNNQPVNWERQRHNSHYEYQPVGPYNNNKSNNAEGPKDGTHNAGPRFRERGPSHSRRGGGNFYGRQSGNDRVDAGYE; translated from the exons ATGACATCGAGTTTGCTGAGTGGAGAGAGAAG GTGGGGGGCTTCTTCTGCCTCTGCCAGAAGAAGTGGCATGACTGTTTTAGGGAAAGTCACGGTTCCAAAACCCATAAACTTACCAAGTCAAAG GTTAGAAAATCATGGCTTGGACCCAAGTGTGGAAATTGTTCCTAA GGGCACCCTTAGCTGGGGCAGTAAATCATCTTCTTCCACATCAAATGCGTGGGGTTCTTCAGCACTGTCTCCGAGAGCTGATGGTGGTACTAGTTCACCAAGTCATTTAAGTGGCCGTCCTTCATCTGGTGGCAGCAGCACACGACCGTCAACTGCTGGTAGTGATAGAGCTCACGAACCTACTGCTAATGCATGGGGTCCAAACTCTAGGCCATCATCAGCTTCTGGTGCGTTGACATCTAGTCAGACGTCACTAACATCATTGCGTCCTCGCAGTGCAGAAACAAGACCTGGTAGCTCACAGTTATCCCGGTTTGCAGAACAATCATCTGAAAATCCAGGGCCATGGAGTGCTGCTGGGACTGCAGAGAAACTG GGAGTAATGGCACCCAAGAAGGATGCGTTTTCTCTGACTTCTGGAGATTTTCCAACACTTGGTTCGGAGAAGGATATTTCTG ACCATGGTTCTCACAGGCGCCCAGGCTCATCTTCCGATGGAATAGCACTTCCCAAAGAGAGGAGCGGGGCTTCTATAGTTG GTGATGTTTCTGTAAATGCAAATGTGAAAAGCAGTACTGCAAATTCTTGGGTAAGAGATCTCCCCGCATATGGTGATGAGGGAGTCACAACCGGCGCAGAGAGGTGGCAGGGCGATCCCCAGCCATACCCTAATCCTAGTATTCCTCCTCAACATTATGAAGCTTGGCATGGTCCTCCAGTAACTAACCCTCCAGGTTGGTTCCGACCTCCAGGAGGTCCTCCATATGGAGCTCCCGTTGCTCCTGGTGGCTTTCCCATGGAACCATTTTATTATCGTCATCAAATCCCACCTACTGCTCTTGCCAATCCACAGCCAGGTCCCCCACCAGGAGGCGCACCAAGAGGACACCATCCTAAAAATGGAGATATGTATAGACCTCATATGCCCGATGCTTACATTCGCCCAGGTATGCCAATGAGGCCTGGCTTTTTCCCTGGTCCAGTTGCGTATGAAGGCTATTATGGTCCACCGATGGGTTACCATGCATCCAATGAACGAGATGTTCCATTTATGGGAATAGCAGCTGGCCCCCATGTTTATAACAGGTACCCAAGCCAAAATGTTCCTGAGCCTGGCAATTCTCAGGGAAGATCTGGTGGCTATGGTTCTACTGGCAAAACATCGGCTGCAGAACATGTGGAATCTGGTCATCATCATGATActcgaggaccatacaaagtTCTTCTGAAGCAGCAGAATTGTTGGGAGggaaagaatgaagagaaaaaatggGAGGGTACAGTTGCAACAAATGCTGCATATGTTGAGAAGGGGGACCAACCAGGAATTTCTTCATTGGAAAATGACCGGAGGTCAGATTACAGAAATGATGAGGAGATGGCTTTAAGAAGAACAGAAACCAGTCAAGAAGTTTCGAGTCAGACTTATGACAACCAACGATCTTATTCTTCTGTCCCTGTAAAAGTAAAGTCTCCTGAAAGTGTGGGAAATATGAGGGTATTGGATGACATTTCGGTGACACATTTGGAACACACATCCCCTGGTTTACAAGAAGTTCAAGGTCCTGTTTCAGCTGTTCCAAAAGATTCCTCTCTGattcaaaaaattgagggaTTAAATGCAAAAGCCCGGGCTTCTGATGGACGGCATGATATTACATCTGTTTCCAGTTTGGAGGAGCGAAAGGATAAATTTCAGGTTCAGAATGCCAAGGCTAACCATTCTACAAATGAAGGTGGTAGTGGTTTTGTGTATACTGAGAGAACCCACACCACTGGAATGACAAATTCTGCCTCCCGTGAAATGGGATTTTCTGCTGGAGATAAGAGTCTTGAATCTACAGTAGTCAGTGGAACAACCATCTCcag GAGATCTACACATGGTGTGCAAGGCAGAGGTGGTAATCGTGGAAGAGGAGCACTCAATAGCCAAGAGGTTGATGGGTGGCGGAAAAAATCTCCAGTGGTAGACTCTCCAAGTGTTGTATTAGCTTCACATTCTGACGTTCATGTGCACGACCACCATACCTCTGTTGAGGCTTCTGCAAAGTCTGGACCATATCCTGTAGCAAGGGATGAGAGAGAATCTGCTGCTCCTGTTTCTGATCCAAGTGATTATCAAGCACAG CGTCCTAAGTTGAGAGAACTTGAGCAACGCGCCAAACAACtaaaggaggaggaggaagaacGGACAAGAAGGCAAATGGCCAAGGCTCATGCAAAATTGGAAGAGTTGAATAAGCGTAAACAATCAATGGATGGTTCAAATCAGCAGTCAGAAGATGCTTTAAGTGGTGCTATCCAGAATAAGCAAGAATTGAATGTAGTTCCTCAAATTAGTGAGGGTAGCACCGGTAGAGTGGAACAATCCTGTGTTTTGTCCAGTGAGCTACCTCCAGAGAAACCTAAGAGTGCTAACAGGGAACCTTTAGTGCAAAACCAGTCGGTGTCCTTGCAGCGAGATGCTGATTGTGCTGATGTTGCTCATGTTAATAATGCTCCCCATGTTCATGATGGTAATGCCTCAAAGCAGAAGCGTATGAACTACAAACAAAAGCAGAATATTCTgtcagaaaagaaaattgatgaGAAGTCAATTTCCACCCATAATGATGAGGCGCCGAAGAGTCATCCTGATGCAGCAGGTAAGGTCACAGTGTCAGTTGGGGGACTTGCTAATGAAAGTGCTTTGAGCTGTGAGTCAAGCTTGCCTGTGAATGCAAATGCCATGGCCGAGTCGTCTGTTCATCAGAGAAAGAAGAATAACAGAAGTGGCAAGAACAAGCACAAAGCGGAGTCGGCATCGTCTATGGTGGCTTTACAATCATCagaatcaaaagaaacaaatcttGTTAATGCTTCTGTTGAAAGTGGTAGGCCAAAGGCTTCTGAGTCTGAATTGGATCCTAATTCAATTGAGTCGGTAATTATTTCCAAAGATGCAAATCAGTTACCAGATCAGCGCTTATCTTTACCCAGCGAAGATCATGGTAGAGTGAATAGCCAGGGGAAATCTCAGCAGTCTCGCAGGACACCAAGAAATCCACATGTTAATAGATCCGCAGAGAGAATCCAGAGTGATGTTATTTGGGCACCGGTGCGGCCACAGAATAAAGCTGACACTGATGAAGCCAGTCATAAAAATGTAGTTGAGTCCAGTATTTCATCCGTCAAGAGTGATCATCAAGTCCAGAGCAATCCCAAAAAGAGGGCAGAAATGGAGAGATACATACCAAAGCCTGTAGCAAAGGAAATGGCTCAGCAAGGATGCATTCAACAACCAGTGGCATCTTCAATCAATCAGAATACATCAGATGAGACTGTGGGGAAAGCAGATTCTAGTTCTCAATTCACGGAATTTAGTCAACCTGCTAGTTCAGCTAGTGGAAAAGTTGGGCTTCCCTTGGAGTCCAGGAATGGGGATGGTAGACAGAACAAGCAGGGAAAAGCACATGGGTCGTGGCGGCAACGGGGTTCAATGGAGTCGGTCGGCATGCAAAGTATGCAGGAGGGACCTTCTTCATACCCTGATCGGAATGTTCAAAAATCAATTGAGGATTTCCAACCTCAGAAGCCTGACGTGAATTCAGTGAAAGAGCAACCGAAATATTCTGAAGAAAGTAATGCTTCTGATGGATGGAACATTCCCAACAATTCTGATTCAGTTCCACCGGTTGCAGTTTCTGTCATAAAAGATCAGGGAGTAACAGGCAGAATGAAACGGCATCCACTCAAGGGACAGAAAGGTATGGGGAATAATAATGATTCTGatcacaagaaaataaatactcATTCTTCAGCCTCTGAAATGAGTCAGTCAGACTTGCCTGCTacttcaaaagaaaatagaggTCTTGGGGAACGGTCAACTGCTCATTGGCAACCCAAATCTCAGATGTCTTCAGCTAATTACCAACGGGGAGGCAGAACCAATGGTGGTCAAAGTGTTGATGGTGAAGTTGCTTGGACAAACAAAAAGGAGTATACTCCCCAGGGTGAAGTACCTCTGGCAGCACAACATGACAAGAAGTCAGGTGAAGTTGTACGCCAGCCTTACCATGATGAGTCTCCCTCTAAAAAAAGCACTGGAGAAGAAGCATTAAATGTAGGGCGTCAAGAGGCTAAAAGAGGTAGAAAAGTAGGTTCGCTAAAGGGACGAACCCAATCCCCGAATCAAGTTCACGTTAGCCCAGTTGAACATGC